A single Lolium perenne isolate Kyuss_39 chromosome 6, Kyuss_2.0, whole genome shotgun sequence DNA region contains:
- the LOC127306058 gene encoding uncharacterized protein, with the protein MGNCQAAEAAAAVVQHPGGRVERLYWATSAAEVMRANPGHYVALVTLRVAEERHENADGTGARRTVRLTRVKLLKPKETLLLGHVYRLITSHEVTKAVQARKEEKLTKARQQLQQLESSLSRQSKARPAADDDVDQDEDDDEASLDASLEQLARQDVDAHRSSGARHRQWRPSLHSIDEAAS; encoded by the exons ATGGGGAATTGccaggcggcggaggcggcggcggcggtggtccagCACCCCGGCGGGCGCGTGGAGCGGCTGTACTGGGCCACCAGCGCGGCGGAGGTGATGCGGGCCAACCCCGGCCACTACGTCGCGCTCGTCACGCTCCGGGTCGCCGAGGAGCGCCACGAGAACGCCGACGGCACCGGCGCGCGGCGCACCGTGCGCCTCACCCGCGTCAAGCTCCTCAAGCCCAAGGAGACACTCCTCCTCGGCCATGTCTACCGACTCATCACCTCCCACG AGGTGACCAAGGCGGTCCAGGCGCGGAAGGAGGAGAAGTTGACCAAGGCGCGGCAGCAGCTCCAGCAGCTCGAGTCGTCGCTGTCCAGGCAGAGCAAGGCGCGGCCGGCGGCGGACGACGACGTCGAccaggacgaggacgacgacgaggcgagCTTGGACGCGAGTCTCGAGCAG TTGGCACGGCAAGACGTAGACGCCCACCGGAGCTCCGGCGCCCGGCACCGGCAGTGGCGGCCCTCGCTGCACAGCATCGACGAGGCCGCGAGCTGA